Within Bacillus sp. FJAT-45350, the genomic segment TAAAAAACATTAGTTCAAGCATTAAAAACATTAGTAATAAGCATTCCCTTACATCAACTGCTCTACATTACTGTCTACACGATGAAGTTGTCGCCGCTGCAGTTGTTGGTGCAAGCTCAATAGAACAAATTGAAAAGAACATCAATGCTATTAACACGCTTACACTTGCTGACGATGAGTTAAACAAAATTAAAGAAATATCGAAAGCTTCTCTTTACGAGCAGCACAGGTAAATTTCTCATAGGCAGTTGACCAAATTAAATAAAATTAGGATAGATGCCTAACCATATGACGTAGTTCTACATAGACTTATAGTGTAGCTACTAAAAAAAGGAGGCATCCATTATTATGACATTCTATGGAGCACCACAACAATTTCACGGGTATCAAGGGTACACTGGTTTTCAAGGTTATCCAACTTACTCAGGAAAGGGAAGTAGCTTTACTTTAATTGTTGTACTATTCATCCTACTAATCGTAGTAGGCTCTGCATATGGTAAATAAGTCCCGATAATATATCGTTTAATAGGCCTCAGCAGATTGCTGGGGCCCCTTTTGTAATGAGTAAGTTGGTTAGGAAACAAAGCCATTTGTAGCTACTCTGTGTAGCTTTTTTTAGTCAATTGAGGGGAATACATAAAGAGCCGTCCTTCAAATTAGAAGAACGGCTTTACATCCAACAAAGACCGCTTTGCGGTTTTTGTTCCATAATATTTATAAGTGATTCTTATTTAAAAGAAAGTATAAAACTGTTGGTAGCTTATCCAAAGAAGGGCAATGGCGTCGCACACTACGCGTCCAGCGGGAAGGACACCCACTGGACTTAAAAGATGTAGTGGCTTTGCTCATTGGATTTATTTATTTCTTCGCTGGAGGGCTGTGGATTGCTTGATCCGACAATCCTTCAACTGCTTCTAAAAATGCTTCATTAAAGCTTGGGTGAGGATATAATGGGAATGTTAAGTCCTCATCACGTCCTACCATTTCTAATGCAACTGTACCTGTACTAATCATTTCAACTGCACCAGCACCAATTGCATGGAAACCAAGTAACATATCTGTTTTGCTATCTTTGATCACTTTTACGAAACCATCTTTTTCGCCAGTAATCATCGCATAGCCGTTTCCACCAAGTGCAAATTGACCAGTTTTCACTTCATAGCCAGCTTCTTTAGCTTCTTTTTCTGTTAAGCCTACTGTCGCAATTGGAGGGACAGTATGTACAACAATCGGTAAGAATGTAAGATCTACTTCACTAGCTTCTCCTGCAATTGTTTCTGCAGCAACTTTACCTTGCTTGATTGCTTTAATAGCAAGTGATTCTCCTTCAGTCGTATCACCGATAGCAAAGATATTATCTTTTGACGTTTTCATTGTAACATCCGTTACAACATATCCAGCTTCAGATACATCTACACCAATGCGGTCTAATCCTAATGAAGAGATATTTGGTTGATTTTTTGTTGAAAGGAAAGCGTGCGTTCCTGAAACAGTTTCAGCATCCTCACCTTTTTTACAAACAAACTCAACTCCAGTATCACTACCAGAAATCGTCTCAATTGTATGGCCTCTAAGAACTTTAATTTTTGATTTCTTTAACAGACGCTTTAACTCTCTGTTAATTGAGTCATCAAAGTTAAAGTCATCTTTCGCATCATCAAGAACGATTGTTACTTTCGCTCCAAGATAATGATAGCTAGATGCTACTTCTAATGAAAGATAGTCACTTCCATAGACAACTAAGTGTTCCGGTACTTCTGATAAGCTGTAAATTTCATGAGATAAAAGAATACGCTCATGAGATACATCTAAAGGACCCTCAGCAACTGGAGTCGCACCTGTTGCGATAATCGCATGCTTAAATTGAATAATATCAAAGTTATGACCTTCTTCTACTCCAATACGCACTTCAGAGATAAAAGAAGCTGCTCCCTTTAAAATTTCAATTTTATTTGCTTGGCATAAAGATTCTACACCTTTACGTAAGTTTGTAACTACTTTCTCTTTGTATGAAGAAAGCTTACCGAAATCAAAAGATGATTCTTTAGTTGAAATTCCAATATCCTCAAGCTTCGATAATGTTGAAAGTTGTTTTGCCGCATGAGTGTGAACTTTTGATGGAATACAACCTTTGTTTAGACAAACTCCACCCATATCAGCTTTCTCTACAAGTGTTACTTGCAAACCTAATTGAGCTGCACGGATCGCCGCATTGTAACCACCCGGCCCACCACCGATAATGACCAAGTCGCGCTCTTGTACGATATCACCTACAACCATTTATACCAACTCCAATAATAGCTTTTTCGGATTTTCGATTAGATCCACGAAACGATTTGTAAATGCTACAGCCGTTGCTCCGTCAGCTACACGGTGGTCAAAGCCCATTGACATTGTCATCATTGAACGAATCGCAATTTCATCATTCTCGATAACAACTGGCATTTTCTTCGTTTTATGGAAAGCAATGATTCCAGTTTCAGGGTGATTAATGATTGGAGTTGCTCCAATACTTCCAAGTGGTCCAACATTACTAATTGTAAATGTTCCACCCTTCATTTCATTACCTGATAACTCACCAGCGATTGCCTTCTTCGTTAATTCTTTCATTTCATCATTAATTTGTTTTAATGACTTTTGGTTTACATTGTGAAGAACTGGTACAACTAATCCGTCTTCAGTATCTGTAGCTAAACCGATATTGTAATCCTTCTCTAGCTTAATCACTTCATTTACTTCATCTAGTTTCGCATTGAATACTGGGAAGTCTTTCAATGCAATAGCAATTGCTTTAATGAAGAATGATACAACTGAAATATTTACGCCAGTTTCCTTTAATTCACTTCTGAACGCTAGTAAGTTCGTTAAATCAGCTTCTTCAAAGTGAGTAACGTGTGGAATTGTAAATGCTGATTGCGTCATCTTCTTCGCAATTTGTTTTCTTCTTCCACGGAACGGAATTGTTTCTACTTCTCCTGCAGTTACAGGTGCTGTTGGCGCTGACACTGATGGTTTTGCCGTAGTTGTTGCTGTCTTCTCAGTTGCTACTTCTTGTGCAGGAGCTGCTTGTTCACCGTTAATAAAACGTTGAACATCCTCATCGGTTACGCGTCCTGCTGGGCCTGTACCAGCAACTTGCTCAATATCTACACCATTTTCTCTTGCAATTTTACGAGTATATGGTGCAGCAAGAACTCTACCTGATCTTGAAGCTGGTGCTTCTACCTTTTTCGTATCTGTAACTGGCCCTTTATTCTTCTCCTCTGATGGTGCTTCTGAAGCCGCTACTGGAGCAGGTGCTGCAGCACTACCTTCTGCTTCAACAATTAACAAAGTTGTTCCTACTGATACAGTTTCTCCAGTAGGGATAATAATTTCTTTTATCGTACCAGCCGAAGGTGACGGAAGTTCAGCAACCATCTTATCTGTTTGTACTTCAACAAGTGGTTGGTCCACTTTAACTGTATCTCCTACTTTTACAAAGTAATGGATAATTTCGCCTTCTGTCATTCCTTCACCGATATCATGAAGCTTTACTTCTACCATTTTTTCCCCTCCTAAAACTCTACTACTTTCTTAATTGCATGCATTACTCTTTTTGGTGTTGGCATATAGTGATCCTCTAATGCGAAGAACGGTACTGGTACATCGTAACCTGTTACACGTTCGATTGGTGCTTTTAAGTATAAGAATGACGTATCATTAATAACTGATGCGATGTCATTGCTTAAACCACCAGTTTCATGTGCTTCATGAACGATTACGACACGACCTGTTTTTTGTACTGATTCAGCGATGATGTCTTTATCTAATGGGTAAAGTGTACGTAAATCAATTACATCACACTTAACTCCTTGCTTCTCATATTCCTCAGCTGCCTTAAGTGCTACAGGCATCATTGCTCCCCAAGAAATAAGTGTTACGTCTTCAC encodes:
- the lpdA gene encoding dihydrolipoyl dehydrogenase, which encodes MVVGDIVQERDLVIIGGGPGGYNAAIRAAQLGLQVTLVEKADMGGVCLNKGCIPSKVHTHAAKQLSTLSKLEDIGISTKESSFDFGKLSSYKEKVVTNLRKGVESLCQANKIEILKGAASFISEVRIGVEEGHNFDIIQFKHAIIATGATPVAEGPLDVSHERILLSHEIYSLSEVPEHLVVYGSDYLSLEVASSYHYLGAKVTIVLDDAKDDFNFDDSINRELKRLLKKSKIKVLRGHTIETISGSDTGVEFVCKKGEDAETVSGTHAFLSTKNQPNISSLGLDRIGVDVSEAGYVVTDVTMKTSKDNIFAIGDTTEGESLAIKAIKQGKVAAETIAGEASEVDLTFLPIVVHTVPPIATVGLTEKEAKEAGYEVKTGQFALGGNGYAMITGEKDGFVKVIKDSKTDMLLGFHAIGAGAVEMISTGTVALEMVGRDEDLTFPLYPHPSFNEAFLEAVEGLSDQAIHSPPAKK
- a CDS encoding dihydrolipoamide acetyltransferase family protein is translated as MVEVKLHDIGEGMTEGEIIHYFVKVGDTVKVDQPLVEVQTDKMVAELPSPSAGTIKEIIIPTGETVSVGTTLLIVEAEGSAAAPAPVAASEAPSEEKNKGPVTDTKKVEAPASRSGRVLAAPYTRKIARENGVDIEQVAGTGPAGRVTDEDVQRFINGEQAAPAQEVATEKTATTTAKPSVSAPTAPVTAGEVETIPFRGRRKQIAKKMTQSAFTIPHVTHFEEADLTNLLAFRSELKETGVNISVVSFFIKAIAIALKDFPVFNAKLDEVNEVIKLEKDYNIGLATDTEDGLVVPVLHNVNQKSLKQINDEMKELTKKAIAGELSGNEMKGGTFTISNVGPLGSIGATPIINHPETGIIAFHKTKKMPVVIENDEIAIRSMMTMSMGFDHRVADGATAVAFTNRFVDLIENPKKLLLELV
- a CDS encoding YjcZ family sporulation protein — protein: MTFYGAPQQFHGYQGYTGFQGYPTYSGKGSSFTLIVVLFILLIVVGSAYGK